One window of the Mycobacterium haemophilum DSM 44634 genome contains the following:
- a CDS encoding sugar phosphate isomerase/epimerase family protein, producing MRPAIKVGLSTASVYPLRAEAAFEYAVRLGYDGVELMVWGESVSQDIDAVKKLSRRYRLPVLSVHAPCLLISQRVWGANPVPKLERSVRAAEQLGAQTVVVHPPFRWQRRYAEGFSDQVAALEAASDVMIAVENMFPFRADRFFGADQSRERMRKRGGGPGPAISAFAPSFDPLDGNHAHYTLDLSHTATAGSDSLAMAQRMGSGLVHLHLCDGSGLPADEHLVPGRGTQPTAAVCQLLASGDFAGHVVLEVSTSSARSATERETMLAESLQFARTHLLR from the coding sequence TTGCGCCCAGCCATCAAAGTCGGTCTGTCGACGGCCTCGGTGTACCCGTTGAGGGCCGAGGCCGCATTCGAGTATGCGGTCAGGCTCGGCTACGACGGGGTCGAACTGATGGTGTGGGGCGAATCGGTCAGCCAGGACATCGATGCCGTCAAGAAGCTGTCGCGGCGCTACCGCCTGCCGGTGCTATCCGTGCATGCGCCCTGCCTGCTGATCTCGCAGCGGGTGTGGGGCGCCAACCCAGTCCCCAAACTGGAACGCAGCGTGCGAGCCGCCGAACAACTGGGCGCGCAGACCGTCGTCGTGCATCCGCCGTTCCGTTGGCAACGGCGCTACGCCGAAGGATTCAGCGACCAGGTGGCCGCCCTGGAAGCAGCTAGCGACGTGATGATCGCCGTCGAAAATATGTTCCCGTTCCGGGCCGACCGATTTTTCGGGGCCGACCAGTCACGGGAACGGATGCGCAAGCGTGGCGGTGGCCCGGGTCCGGCGATCTCGGCGTTCGCACCCTCTTTCGACCCGCTGGACGGTAACCACGCGCACTACACCCTGGACCTGTCGCACACCGCGACCGCAGGCTCCGACTCACTGGCGATGGCGCAGCGGATGGGCTCGGGGCTGGTGCATCTGCACTTGTGTGACGGCAGCGGGTTGCCCGCCGACGAGCACTTGGTGCCTGGCCGTGGCACGCAACCTACCGCTGCGGTGTGCCAGCTGCTGGCCAGCGGAGACTTCGCCGGCCACGTGGTGCTCGAGGTGTCCACGTCCAGCGCGCGTTCGGCAACTGAGCGCGAAACCATGCTGGCCGAATCGTTGCAATTCGCTCGCACGCACCTACTGCGGTGA
- a CDS encoding Ppx/GppA phosphatase family protein, translated as MRLGVLDVGSNTVHLLVVDAHRGGHPTPMSSTKATLRMAEATDSSGKITKRGADKLVSTIDEFAKIAVSSGCAELMAFATSAVREAENSDDVLSRVRKETGVRLQVLRGVDESRLTFLAVRRWFGWSAGRIINLDIGGGSLELSSGVDEEPEVALSLPLGAGRLTREWLPDDPPGRRRVAMLRDWLDSELSDASATVLEAGSPDLAVATSKTFRSLARLTGAAPSAAGPRAKRTLTANGLRQLIAFISRMTASDRAELEGVSAERAPQIVAGALVAEASMRALSIETVDICPWALREGLILRKLDSEADGTALVQTSVRDARGQEIDRNAANRSRGDKA; from the coding sequence GTGCGGTTGGGCGTGCTCGATGTGGGTAGCAACACGGTCCATCTGCTCGTGGTGGATGCTCATCGCGGCGGACATCCGACACCGATGAGTTCGACGAAGGCCACGCTGCGAATGGCCGAAGCCACGGATAGCTCGGGCAAAATCACCAAGCGCGGTGCCGACAAGCTAGTTTCCACAATCGACGAGTTCGCCAAAATTGCCGTCAGCTCCGGCTGCGCTGAGCTGATGGCTTTCGCCACGTCCGCGGTCCGCGAGGCGGAAAATTCCGACGACGTGCTGTCTAGGGTGCGCAAGGAAACCGGTGTCCGGTTGCAGGTGCTACGCGGCGTCGACGAGTCGCGGCTGACCTTTCTGGCGGTGCGGCGATGGTTTGGGTGGAGCGCGGGGCGAATCATCAACCTCGACATCGGCGGCGGCTCGTTGGAGTTGTCAAGCGGTGTCGATGAGGAGCCTGAGGTCGCGTTATCACTGCCGCTTGGCGCCGGACGGTTAACCCGTGAGTGGCTGCCAGACGATCCGCCCGGTCGGCGCCGGGTGGCGATGCTGCGTGACTGGCTGGACTCCGAGCTGTCGGATGCTAGCGCGACCGTCCTCGAAGCGGGCAGCCCCGATCTCGCGGTAGCAACATCGAAGACGTTTCGTTCGTTGGCCCGGCTCACTGGTGCGGCGCCGTCGGCCGCGGGACCACGGGCGAAGAGGACGCTGACGGCCAACGGCCTGCGACAACTCATTGCGTTTATCTCTAGGATGACGGCGTCTGACCGTGCCGAACTAGAAGGGGTAAGTGCCGAGCGGGCGCCGCAAATCGTGGCGGGCGCTTTGGTGGCGGAAGCAAGCATGCGAGCGCTGTCGATAGAAACGGTGGATATCTGCCCGTGGGCATTACGGGAAGGTCTCATCTTGCGCAAACTCGACAGCGAAGCTGATGGAACCGCACTAGTGCAAACCTCGGTGCGGGATGCTAGAGGCCAAGAGATTGATCGGAACGCAGCTAACCGATCGAGAGGCGACAAAGCATGA
- the proC gene encoding pyrroline-5-carboxylate reductase, producing MARIAIIGGGSIGEALLSGLLRAGRQVKDLVVAERMPDRAQYLADTYSVLVTSVTDAVENATFVVVAVKPTDVESVMGDLVQAAAAAENDSAEQVFVTVAAGVTITYFESKLPAGTPVVRAMPNAAALVGAGVTALAKGRFVTGQQLEEVSALFDAVGGVLTVPEPQMDAVTAVSGSGPAYFFLLVEALVDAGVAAGLSRQVAAELAAQTMAGSAAMLLERMDQDRHSAQVAPLGAQVDATATQLRATITSPGGTTAAALRELERGGLRGAVDAAVQAAKSRSEQLRITSE from the coding sequence ATGGCAAGAATCGCGATCATCGGTGGCGGCAGCATTGGTGAGGCGTTGCTGTCGGGCCTGCTGCGGGCAGGGCGGCAGGTCAAAGACCTGGTGGTGGCCGAACGGATGCCCGATCGCGCCCAGTACCTGGCGGACACCTACTCGGTGTTGGTGACGTCGGTAACCGACGCGGTCGAGAACGCAACGTTTGTCGTTGTCGCGGTGAAGCCGACCGACGTCGAATCGGTGATGGGGGACCTGGTTCAGGCGGCCGCCGCCGCCGAGAATGACAGCGCTGAGCAAGTGTTCGTCACCGTGGCTGCTGGGGTCACGATCACCTACTTCGAGTCCAAGCTGCCGGCTGGGACACCGGTGGTCCGGGCCATGCCGAACGCGGCCGCGCTCGTGGGCGCGGGGGTTACCGCGCTGGCCAAGGGCCGTTTCGTCACTGGTCAACAGCTCGAGGAGGTTTCGGCCCTGTTCGACGCGGTCGGCGGTGTTCTGACGGTTCCCGAGCCGCAAATGGATGCGGTGACCGCGGTATCGGGTTCGGGTCCGGCATATTTCTTTTTGCTGGTCGAGGCGTTGGTGGATGCCGGCGTCGCGGCGGGGTTGAGTCGTCAGGTGGCCGCCGAACTGGCCGCGCAGACCATGGCGGGGTCCGCGGCAATGCTGCTGGAGCGCATGGATCAAGATCGGCATTCGGCCCAGGTGGCGCCGCTGGGCGCGCAGGTGGACGCCACGGCGACGCAACTGCGCGCCACGATTACCTCGCCTGGTGGTACTACCGCCGCTGCGCTGCGCGAACTCGAACGTGGCGGGTTGCGGGGGGCTGTCGATGCGGCGGTTCAGGCCGCCAAAAGCCGGTCTGAACAGCTACGAATTACATCGGAATAA
- the regX gene encoding two-component sensory transduction protein RegX: MTSVLIVEDEESLADPLAFLLRKEGFEPTVVTDGPAALAEFDRAGADIVLLDLMLPGMSGTDVCKQLRARSSVPVIMVTARDSEIDKVVGLELGADDYVTKPYSARELIARIRAVLRRGGDDDSEISDGVLESGPVRMDVERHVVSVNGDTITLPLKEFDLLEYLMRNSGRVLTRGQLIDRVWGADYVGDTKTLDVHVKRLRSKIEADPANPVHLVTVRGLGYKLEG, translated from the coding sequence ATGACCAGTGTGCTGATTGTGGAGGACGAGGAATCGCTGGCCGATCCGCTGGCGTTTCTCCTCCGCAAGGAAGGCTTTGAGCCCACGGTAGTGACCGATGGGCCTGCGGCGCTCGCGGAGTTTGATCGCGCCGGGGCCGACATCGTGCTGCTGGACTTGATGTTGCCGGGGATGTCAGGCACTGACGTGTGCAAGCAGCTGCGTGCCCGTTCCAGCGTGCCGGTGATCATGGTGACCGCCCGAGACAGTGAGATCGACAAGGTGGTCGGCCTCGAGCTGGGCGCCGACGACTACGTGACGAAGCCCTATTCGGCGCGTGAGTTGATCGCTAGGATCCGGGCGGTGCTGCGGCGTGGTGGCGACGACGACTCCGAAATCAGCGATGGCGTGCTGGAGTCCGGGCCGGTCCGGATGGATGTTGAGCGGCATGTGGTCTCGGTGAACGGCGATACCATCACGCTGCCGCTCAAAGAATTCGATCTGCTGGAGTACTTGATGCGCAACAGCGGGCGGGTGCTTACCCGCGGGCAGCTGATCGACCGGGTCTGGGGTGCGGACTACGTTGGCGATACCAAGACCCTCGATGTCCACGTCAAGCGGCTGCGCTCCAAGATCGAAGCCGATCCCGCGAACCCGGTGCACCTGGTGACGGTGCGGGGGCTGGGCTACAAACTGGAGGGCTAG
- a CDS encoding GMC family oxidoreductase yields MSRLAASFGAALLPEECGGPTSDQLVERVDRYLTRLPTASRLAVRAGLASMTAASYLTTGRPLSRLDPGQREQVLRRVAALSPDANAAIEAIKVIVLLANGADSYAPELFARAHEHDPARPDAALTVTQSTDSASVITADAVIVGSGAGGAMVARTLARAGFGTVVLEEGRRWTVDEFRTSHPIDRYAGLYRGAGATIALGRPSLVLPIGRAVGGTTVVNSGTCFRPPLAVQRRWRDEFGLGLADPERLTEHLDDVEHTLQVAPVPLEIMGRNGRLLLDAAESVGWQAMPIPRNAPGCAGSCQCAIGCPRNAKFGVHLNALPQACAAGARIISQARVDRVLHQHGRARGVRARRPDGTALDVLAETVIIAAGATETPVLLRRSGLGGHPRLGRNLALHPATMLAGRFDEEVVAWRGVLQSAAVHEFHESAGVLIEATATPPGMGSMVFPGYGAELLGWLDRAPHVATFGAMVADRGVGSVLSVRSETMVRYHLAQADITKLLVAMEAIGRLLFAAGAVEVLTGLPGTTTVTSLPALQEALRRCNPRWLHLAAFHPTGTAAAGADERLCPVDARGRLRGIEGVWVADASILPSCPEVNPQLSIMALALAVADEVVGAH; encoded by the coding sequence ATGAGCCGTCTCGCCGCCTCGTTCGGCGCCGCGCTGCTCCCCGAGGAGTGCGGCGGCCCAACATCTGACCAGCTGGTCGAACGCGTCGACCGCTACCTCACCCGGCTGCCGACGGCATCGCGGCTGGCCGTGCGGGCCGGCTTGGCATCAATGACCGCGGCGAGCTACCTGACCACCGGCCGGCCGCTGTCGCGGCTTGACCCCGGCCAGCGGGAGCAGGTGCTGCGGCGGGTCGCCGCGCTGAGCCCAGATGCCAATGCGGCCATCGAGGCGATAAAGGTGATCGTGTTGCTGGCCAACGGCGCCGACAGCTACGCACCGGAATTGTTCGCTCGCGCCCACGAGCATGACCCGGCTCGCCCCGACGCCGCCTTGACCGTCACCCAGTCAACCGACAGCGCTTCCGTTATTACCGCCGACGCGGTGATCGTCGGGTCCGGCGCCGGCGGCGCCATGGTGGCTCGCACCTTGGCGCGAGCCGGCTTCGGAACCGTCGTGCTCGAAGAGGGTCGTCGCTGGACGGTCGACGAGTTCCGTACCAGCCACCCGATTGACCGCTATGCCGGCTTGTACCGCGGCGCCGGAGCCACCATCGCGCTGGGACGACCGTCGTTGGTGCTGCCGATCGGCCGCGCGGTCGGTGGCACTACCGTCGTGAACTCCGGCACCTGCTTCCGGCCGCCGCTGGCTGTGCAACGACGCTGGCGCGACGAATTCGGTCTCGGCCTGGCCGATCCGGAGCGGCTGACCGAGCACCTCGACGACGTTGAGCACACGCTGCAGGTGGCGCCGGTGCCGCTCGAGATCATGGGCCGCAACGGACGCCTGCTGCTCGACGCCGCCGAATCGGTGGGCTGGCAAGCGATGCCCATACCGCGCAACGCACCCGGCTGTGCAGGCAGCTGCCAATGCGCAATCGGGTGCCCCCGCAACGCCAAGTTCGGTGTACACCTCAACGCATTACCCCAGGCGTGTGCGGCCGGCGCGCGGATCATCTCGCAGGCGCGCGTCGACCGGGTGCTGCACCAACACGGACGCGCCCGCGGAGTACGAGCCCGCCGACCCGACGGCACCGCGCTCGATGTGCTAGCGGAAACCGTCATCATCGCCGCGGGCGCCACCGAAACACCGGTGCTGTTGCGGCGCAGCGGTCTTGGCGGCCACCCGCGGCTCGGCCGAAACCTCGCGCTGCATCCGGCGACCATGCTGGCCGGGCGCTTCGACGAAGAGGTTGTCGCGTGGCGCGGCGTCCTGCAAAGCGCCGCCGTCCACGAGTTTCACGAATCAGCTGGCGTGTTGATAGAAGCCACCGCTACCCCGCCGGGCATGGGGTCAATGGTCTTCCCCGGCTACGGCGCCGAACTGCTCGGCTGGCTGGATCGGGCGCCGCACGTCGCGACGTTTGGCGCGATGGTGGCCGATCGCGGCGTTGGCTCGGTTCTGTCGGTGCGCAGCGAGACGATGGTCCGTTACCACCTCGCCCAGGCCGACATCACCAAGCTGCTCGTCGCGATGGAGGCGATCGGCCGGCTACTTTTCGCCGCCGGCGCGGTCGAGGTACTCACCGGTCTGCCCGGCACGACGACCGTGACGTCGCTGCCCGCACTGCAGGAAGCGCTACGCCGATGCAACCCCCGATGGCTGCACCTGGCCGCCTTCCATCCCACCGGCACCGCGGCCGCCGGTGCCGACGAGCGGCTCTGCCCGGTCGACGCGCGAGGCCGGCTGCGCGGCATCGAAGGTGTGTGGGTTGCCGACGCGTCGATCCTGCCCAGCTGCCCGGAGGTGAACCCGCAGCTATCGATCATGGCGCTGGCGCTGGCCGTCGCCGACGAGGTGGTCGGCGCGCACTGA
- a CDS encoding lysophospholipid acyltransferase family protein — MGWGQVETVVGETRANVIPLHTNRGRVATRRRAGHRADGSRQHPSLLSDPRGRASAEQIAAVVREIDEHRRAAGATSLSGTTTEAPLSELAQRVAAVAGFLRQRLTGDYTVDEFGFDPHFNNAIVRPLLRFFFKSWFRVEVSGIENLPSTGGALVVANHAGVLPFDGLMLSVAVHDEHPAQRDLRLLAADMVFDLPVVGEAARKAGHTMACTADAHRLLASGELTAVFPEGYKGLGKRFEDRYRLQRFGRGGFVTAALRTKAPIVPCSIVGSEEIYPMLADVKLLARLFGVPYFPITPLFPLAGPAGLVPLPSKWRIAFGEPIYTTDYAATDAEDPMVTFELTDQVRETIQQTLYRLLAGRRNIFFG; from the coding sequence ATGGGGTGGGGTCAGGTAGAAACTGTGGTGGGCGAAACCAGAGCGAATGTCATTCCGCTGCACACCAATCGGGGTCGGGTAGCAACACGTCGGAGAGCCGGTCACCGGGCCGACGGGTCTCGTCAACATCCCTCACTACTCTCTGATCCGCGCGGCCGCGCCTCAGCTGAGCAGATCGCGGCAGTCGTCCGCGAAATCGATGAACATCGGCGTGCTGCGGGCGCGACCAGCTTGTCGGGGACAACCACTGAAGCACCACTTAGTGAACTTGCCCAGCGTGTTGCCGCCGTTGCCGGGTTCCTTCGGCAGCGGTTGACCGGCGACTACACGGTCGACGAGTTTGGGTTCGATCCGCACTTCAACAATGCGATCGTTCGGCCTTTGCTCCGGTTTTTCTTCAAGTCATGGTTCCGGGTCGAAGTTAGCGGTATCGAGAATTTGCCGAGCACCGGCGGGGCGCTGGTGGTGGCCAATCATGCCGGTGTGCTGCCGTTCGATGGATTGATGCTGTCGGTGGCGGTGCACGACGAGCACCCAGCGCAACGGGACTTGCGGCTGCTGGCAGCCGACATGGTGTTCGACTTGCCAGTGGTTGGCGAAGCCGCCCGCAAGGCGGGGCACACCATGGCCTGCACGGCGGACGCGCACCGGTTGCTCGCCTCGGGTGAGCTCACTGCCGTGTTCCCGGAGGGCTACAAGGGTCTGGGCAAGCGCTTCGAGGACCGGTATCGGTTGCAGAGGTTCGGCCGCGGCGGCTTCGTCACGGCGGCGCTACGCACCAAGGCGCCGATCGTGCCGTGCTCGATCGTCGGCTCGGAAGAGATCTACCCGATGCTGGCTGATGTCAAGCTGCTGGCCCGGCTGTTCGGCGTGCCGTATTTCCCGATCACGCCGCTGTTCCCGCTGGCTGGGCCTGCGGGTCTGGTGCCGTTGCCGTCGAAATGGCGTATCGCGTTCGGTGAGCCGATTTACACCACCGACTATGCCGCCACGGACGCCGAGGACCCGATGGTCACCTTTGAGCTGACCGATCAGGTCCGTGAGACGATCCAGCAGACGCTGTATCGGTTGCTTGCCGGGCGCCGCAACATCTTCTTTGGCTGA
- a CDS encoding 30S ribosomal protein bS22 — protein sequence MGSVIKKRRKRMSKKKHRKLLRRTRVQRRKLGK from the coding sequence ATGGGTTCAGTAATCAAAAAGCGGCGCAAGCGTATGTCCAAGAAAAAGCACCGCAAGCTGCTGCGCCGCACCCGGGTGCAGCGCAGAAAACTTGGCAAGTAA
- a CDS encoding FadR/GntR family transcriptional regulator, with amino-acid sequence MNQSSVIQPPDRQRVDEQIAASIADAILDGAFPPGSTLPPERELAEQLGVNRTSLRQGLARLQQMGLIEARHGSGNVVCDPTALTHPAVVEALVRKLGPEFLIELFEIRAALGPLIGRLAADRSTPDDAEAVRAALAGVCEAKTAPARQAADLAYFRVLIHSTGNRALGLLYRWVEHAFGGREHELTGAYADPDPVVADLRAITEAVLAHDAAGAAASVEAYLQASALRMVTSYREGGTPGPGFGG; translated from the coding sequence ATGAACCAGTCAAGCGTTATTCAGCCGCCTGATCGCCAGCGGGTGGACGAGCAGATCGCTGCGTCGATCGCCGACGCCATCCTCGACGGCGCCTTCCCGCCGGGCTCGACCCTGCCGCCCGAGCGGGAGTTGGCTGAGCAGCTCGGTGTTAACCGCACGTCGTTGCGGCAGGGTCTGGCCCGGCTGCAGCAGATGGGTCTTATTGAGGCCCGGCATGGGAGCGGCAACGTGGTATGCGATCCCACGGCCCTCACCCATCCCGCGGTCGTCGAGGCGCTGGTGCGGAAACTAGGTCCCGAGTTCCTGATCGAGCTGTTTGAGATCCGGGCGGCTTTAGGTCCTCTGATCGGCCGGCTGGCGGCCGACCGGAGCACGCCCGATGATGCCGAGGCAGTGCGCGCCGCGCTGGCCGGGGTGTGTGAGGCCAAGACAGCCCCAGCGCGTCAGGCAGCCGACCTCGCCTACTTCCGTGTGCTCATCCACAGCACCGGCAACCGTGCGTTGGGGTTGTTGTATCGCTGGGTCGAGCACGCCTTCGGCGGCCGTGAGCATGAGCTCACCGGTGCCTACGCCGACCCCGACCCGGTGGTCGCTGACTTGCGGGCCATCACCGAGGCTGTGCTGGCGCACGACGCGGCGGGGGCCGCCGCGTCGGTCGAGGCATACCTGCAGGCCAGCGCGCTGCGTATGGTCACGTCGTACCGAGAAGGCGGCACGCCCGGTCCAGGATTCGGTGGGTAG
- a CDS encoding cell division/environmental response transcriptional regulator: MTSTNGPSARDSAGKSVRDTGSVEGQQARTQFLTVAEVAALMRVSKMTVYRLVHNGELPAVRVGRSFRVHAKAVHDMLETSYFDAG; encoded by the coding sequence ATGACGTCTACGAACGGGCCATCGGCGCGGGATTCAGCTGGCAAATCGGTGCGGGACACCGGTTCGGTCGAGGGCCAGCAGGCCCGGACACAGTTTCTCACCGTGGCCGAGGTGGCGGCGCTAATGCGGGTCTCCAAGATGACGGTGTACCGGCTGGTGCACAACGGCGAATTGCCGGCGGTTCGGGTTGGGCGGTCCTTCCGGGTGCATGCCAAGGCCGTCCACGACATGCTCGAGACGTCGTACTTCGACGCGGGCTAG
- a CDS encoding SDR family oxidoreductase codes for MDSSSGQDGAGTGGTAHHPKVVLVTGACRFLGGYLTARLAQNPLINAVIAVDAIAPSKDMLRRMGRAEFVRADIRNPFIAKVIRNGEVDTVVHAAAASYAPRSGGSAALKELNVMGAMQLFAACQKAPTVRRVVLKSTSEVYGSSARDPVMFTEDSSSRRPFREGFAKDSLDIEGYARGLGRRRPDIAVTILRLANMIGPAMDTTLSRYLAGPLVPTMFGRDARLQLLHEQDALGALECAAMAGKAGTFNIGASGIMMLSQAIRRAGRIPVPVPSFGVWALDSLRRANRYTEISRDQFDYLSYGRVMDTTRMASELGYHPKWTTAEAFDDYVRGRGLTPIIDPHRVRSLEGRAIALAQRWSSRNPIPWGGVR; via the coding sequence GTGGATTCCTCGAGTGGTCAGGACGGCGCCGGAACAGGCGGCACCGCGCACCACCCCAAGGTAGTACTGGTTACTGGTGCCTGCCGCTTTCTGGGCGGCTATCTGACCGCTCGGTTGGCGCAAAACCCGTTGATCAACGCGGTCATCGCGGTGGATGCGATCGCGCCCAGCAAGGACATGCTGCGTCGGATGGGTCGCGCCGAGTTCGTTCGTGCCGATATTCGTAATCCCTTTATCGCCAAGGTGATTCGCAACGGCGAGGTCGACACGGTCGTGCACGCGGCCGCAGCGTCCTATGCGCCGCGGTCCGGCGGTAGTGCGGCGTTGAAGGAACTCAATGTGATGGGCGCGATGCAACTATTCGCTGCCTGCCAGAAGGCGCCCACCGTGCGCCGCGTCGTGTTGAAGTCGACATCGGAGGTTTACGGGTCGAGTGCCCGTGATCCGGTGATGTTCACCGAGGACAGCAGTAGCCGGCGACCCTTCCGCGAGGGTTTCGCCAAGGACAGCCTCGATATTGAGGGTTACGCGCGCGGGCTGGGCCGGCGCCGGCCCGATATCGCGGTGACCATTCTGCGGCTGGCCAACATGATCGGCCCGGCGATGGACACCACGTTGTCGCGGTACCTGGCCGGGCCGTTGGTTCCGACGATGTTCGGCCGTGATGCACGGTTGCAGCTGCTCCACGAGCAGGATGCGTTGGGCGCGCTGGAGTGCGCGGCAATGGCCGGCAAGGCCGGCACCTTCAACATCGGCGCCAGCGGCATCATGATGCTCTCGCAGGCGATCCGGCGGGCCGGCCGGATCCCGGTGCCGGTCCCCAGCTTCGGCGTCTGGGCACTTGATTCGCTACGGCGGGCGAATCGCTACACCGAAATCAGTCGGGATCAATTTGATTACCTGAGCTATGGCCGGGTCATGGACACCACCAGGATGGCCTCCGAACTCGGCTACCACCCGAAGTGGACCACGGCCGAGGCGTTCGATGATTATGTTCGTGGCCGAGGCTTGACTCCCATAATCGACCCGCATCGGGTACGCTCCTTGGAGGGTCGCGCCATAGCGTTAGCGCAGCGCTGGAGTAGCCGAAATCCAATTCCATGGGGTGGGGTCAGGTAG